In bacterium, a single window of DNA contains:
- a CDS encoding ArsA family ATPase, whose protein sequence is MLLTGLREERLKLILFGGKGGVGKTTCASSTGLYLAEDFKTLLLSTDPAHSLSDSLGQKIGDEIKEVKGVKNLSALEVSSESALSKFKTTYEDQIKKILETSTYLDQEDIDSLFALPIPGIDEVMGFKTILDLIEGAEFDKYIVDTAPTGHALRLLTLPELLDDWIKVMARMRWKYRYMVTTFGGKYRPDEGDDFLLEMKKTVKRIEGLLRDSQRCEFVAVTIPEDMAILETERLVDTLSKYGIKVRQLVVNNVLESRDCEFCRERKAAQEKYIDQIGKRFGNLKITVIPLQPREVKGIKALESFKKLLF, encoded by the coding sequence ATGCTTTTAACTGGTTTAAGAGAAGAGAGGTTAAAATTAATTCTATTTGGCGGAAAAGGCGGGGTAGGAAAGACGACCTGTGCTTCCAGCACAGGTCTTTATTTAGCTGAGGATTTCAAGACATTGCTTCTTTCTACGGACCCGGCCCATTCGCTCTCTGATAGCCTGGGACAGAAAATCGGCGATGAGATAAAAGAGGTGAAAGGAGTAAAGAATCTAAGCGCACTTGAGGTAAGCTCTGAGTCGGCCCTTTCAAAATTTAAGACCACCTACGAAGACCAGATAAAAAAGATCTTAGAGACCTCTACCTACTTAGATCAGGAAGATATCGATTCCCTCTTTGCCTTACCCATTCCCGGCATAGATGAGGTGATGGGATTTAAGACGATACTTGACTTAATCGAAGGGGCCGAATTTGATAAATACATCGTGGATACCGCCCCGACCGGCCACGCCTTAAGACTCTTAACCTTGCCTGAGCTTCTCGACGACTGGATTAAGGTAATGGCCAGGATGAGATGGAAATACAGGTATATGGTCACCACCTTTGGTGGTAAATATAGGCCTGACGAAGGCGATGATTTTCTCCTGGAGATGAAAAAGACGGTCAAAAGAATTGAGGGCCTGCTTCGGGATAGTCAAAGGTGTGAGTTTGTGGCGGTAACCATACCGGAGGATATGGCCATTTTAGAGACAGAAAGATTAGTGGACACCCTAAGTAAGTATGGGATAAAGGTAAGGCAATTAGTGGTAAATAATGTCTTAGAATCGAGAGATTGTGAATTTTGTAGAGAAAGAAAGGCAGCCCAGGAAAAATATATAGACCAAATAGGCAAAAGATTTGGCAACTTAAAGATAACCGTTATACCTTTACAGCCTCGAGAAGTTAAAGGCATAAAGGCCCTGGAGAGTTTTAAGAAACTGTTATTCTAA
- a CDS encoding CDC48 family AAA ATPase encodes MLPRKATTMTLKVKEALPKDAGRAIARIDPEDIKQLGLEVGEIIEIEGKRKTPAKVMPCYVEDRGKKIIQIDGISRENAQIGLDEKAKISQIDYKPAGKISLSPLTVSSLLQRDKDTKYIGSLIEGLPVTCGDRVRVTLFGSRFCDFKVADTIPEGVVLITPTTLIKMETKKGVGEGKAARVSYEDIGGLDPQIQRIREMIELPLRYPQVFERLGIDPPKGVLLHGPPGTGKTLIARAVANETDAYFTHISGPEIMGKFYGESEGRLRSVFEDAQRHAPAIIFIDEVDAIAPKREEMGGEKQVERRVVAQLLALMDGLKSRGQVIVVAATNIPNTVDPALRRPGRFDREISIPIPDKNGRLEILQIYTRGMPLADDVGLEKLAEITHGFVGADLEALAREAAMSALRKILPKIDFEMADIPYETLLELEVTMDNFLEAMKEVEPSAIREVFVEVPDVKWTEVGGLEDIKQELKEAVEWPLKYSGVFKKADTNPPKGILLYGAPGTGKTLLAKAVACESKVNFISVKGPALISKYIGESERAIRQIFKKAKQASPTILFFDEMDAVVPKRNSAGTDAHVTERVISQFLTEMDGIEELKGVVVLAATNRLDLIDPALLRSGRFDLLLELPLPDEKTRKEIFRIHTKNKPLARDVDLKQLAKETEEMVGSDIEFICRKAAMLAIREYINQKPEVSDSPAGTPKSEFRIAQRHFEAALKLISAQSKQVNRLKAEG; translated from the coding sequence ATGCTTCCAAGAAAGGCAACCACCATGACTTTGAAGGTAAAAGAGGCCTTACCCAAAGATGCCGGCCGGGCAATTGCCCGGATAGACCCTGAAGATATTAAGCAACTTGGCTTAGAAGTAGGTGAGATTATAGAGATTGAGGGCAAAAGAAAGACACCGGCTAAAGTAATGCCCTGTTATGTTGAAGATAGAGGGAAAAAGATTATTCAGATAGATGGAATATCCAGGGAAAATGCCCAGATTGGATTGGATGAGAAGGCAAAGATCAGCCAAATCGACTATAAACCCGCCGGTAAAATCAGCCTCTCCCCTTTGACGGTATCAAGTCTGCTTCAAAGAGACAAAGATACTAAATATATCGGCTCACTGATAGAAGGACTCCCGGTTACTTGTGGTGATAGGGTCAGAGTGACTCTCTTTGGGTCACGGTTCTGCGATTTTAAGGTGGCCGATACTATCCCTGAGGGCGTGGTCTTGATAACCCCAACCACTTTAATAAAGATGGAAACAAAAAAGGGGGTGGGGGAAGGAAAGGCGGCCAGGGTTTCATACGAAGATATTGGCGGACTTGATCCGCAAATTCAAAGAATTAGAGAGATGATAGAACTCCCTTTAAGATATCCTCAAGTATTCGAGAGATTAGGGATTGATCCTCCCAAAGGCGTTCTTCTCCATGGCCCCCCGGGAACAGGCAAGACCTTAATTGCCCGGGCCGTGGCTAATGAAACCGATGCCTATTTCACTCATATCTCAGGCCCTGAGATTATGGGCAAGTTCTATGGAGAAAGTGAAGGGCGCTTGCGGAGTGTATTTGAGGATGCCCAAAGACACGCCCCGGCCATAATCTTTATCGATGAGGTAGATGCTATTGCCCCTAAAAGAGAAGAGATGGGTGGCGAAAAGCAGGTTGAACGCCGAGTAGTGGCCCAGCTTTTAGCCTTGATGGATGGCCTGAAGTCGCGGGGTCAGGTAATTGTTGTGGCGGCGACCAATATTCCCAATACGGTTGATCCGGCCTTGCGTAGGCCCGGACGATTTGATAGAGAGATATCCATTCCCATTCCTGATAAGAATGGAAGATTAGAAATTTTACAGATTTATACCAGAGGTATGCCCCTGGCAGATGATGTCGGTTTAGAAAAGCTGGCTGAGATTACCCATGGATTTGTGGGGGCGGATTTAGAGGCCTTAGCCAGAGAAGCAGCTATGTCGGCCTTAAGAAAGATCTTGCCAAAAATAGACTTCGAGATGGCCGATATCCCCTATGAGACATTACTTGAATTAGAAGTGACCATGGATAATTTTCTGGAGGCGATGAAAGAGGTTGAACCGTCTGCCATTAGAGAGGTGTTTGTTGAGGTGCCGGATGTAAAGTGGACCGAGGTGGGCGGTCTGGAAGATATTAAGCAAGAACTAAAAGAAGCGGTGGAATGGCCGCTTAAATATTCAGGTGTCTTTAAAAAGGCCGATACGAATCCGCCTAAAGGGATTTTACTTTATGGGGCACCTGGGACAGGAAAGACCTTATTAGCCAAGGCAGTGGCTTGCGAGAGCAAGGTTAATTTTATCTCTGTCAAAGGCCCGGCTCTTATATCCAAGTATATAGGAGAAAGCGAGCGGGCCATCCGCCAGATCTTTAAGAAGGCAAAGCAGGCCTCCCCGACCATCTTATTCTTTGATGAAATGGATGCGGTGGTGCCCAAAAGAAATTCCGCCGGCACAGACGCCCATGTGACAGAACGAGTAATAAGCCAATTTTTAACGGAGATGGATGGGATTGAGGAACTTAAGGGGGTGGTGGTCTTAGCCGCTACTAATAGATTAGATTTAATTGACCCGGCCCTCCTGCGTAGCGGCAGATTTGATCTTCTGCTGGAGCTGCCTTTGCCGGATGAAAAAACCAGAAAAGAAATATTCAGGATCCATACTAAAAACAAGCCACTGGCCAGGGATGTAGATTTAAAACAGTTGGCTAAAGAGACCGAAGAAATGGTAGGTTCTGATATTGAATTTATCTGCCGTAAGGCGGCTATGTTGGCCATAAGAGAGTATATCAATCAGAAGCCGGAAGTTAGCGACTCGCCAGCGGGGACCCCGAAGTCAGAATTTAGGATAGCCCAGCGGCATTTTGAGGCGGCCCTGAAATTGATATCCGCTCAAAGCAAACAGGTGAATAGACTGAAGGCTGAAGGCTGA
- a CDS encoding GvpL/GvpF family gas vesicle protein, whose protein sequence is MNKTEKYIYGIINSNEEKSFTPEGITTGEKVYTIPGQDISAVVSDSQIVDYDYMTKDALARHLIKHQQVIEGIMPEYTIIPMKLGTFASDKNQVKDILSKGGRVIQDVFAKISHKIEIDLTATWSDFNAVLKEVGEEKEIKEFKERLLTNPKEITVENQMKVGAMVKKALDEKREKYAELIQNALKTLSQDLKTHELMDDKMIINTAFLIDKDKQKDFDLKIEELDIKFAEKLNFRCVGPLPPYSFYTLEVKKMEWEEIEWARERLGLLNDVTTKDEIKRTYQRLAFSFHPDKNPDVPDIGEEFDEITTAYHILVDYGQALEQAGQKERRFFKEEEFEEKAILLVKVRE, encoded by the coding sequence ATGAATAAAACAGAAAAATATATTTACGGGATAATAAATTCTAATGAAGAAAAATCTTTTACTCCTGAGGGTATAACTACCGGCGAAAAGGTGTACACCATTCCTGGCCAGGATATCTCAGCCGTAGTAAGCGACTCTCAAATTGTCGATTATGATTATATGACTAAAGACGCCTTAGCCAGGCACCTTATTAAACATCAGCAGGTAATCGAAGGAATAATGCCCGAATATACCATCATCCCAATGAAATTAGGGACGTTTGCCTCAGATAAAAACCAGGTCAAAGATATCTTAAGTAAGGGAGGCAGAGTAATCCAGGATGTCTTCGCTAAGATTAGCCACAAGATAGAAATTGATCTCACGGCTACCTGGAGCGATTTTAATGCTGTCTTAAAAGAGGTTGGAGAAGAAAAAGAAATCAAGGAATTCAAAGAAAGGCTCCTTACTAATCCTAAAGAGATAACTGTAGAGAACCAGATGAAAGTAGGGGCCATGGTTAAGAAGGCCCTGGATGAAAAAAGAGAAAAATATGCTGAGCTGATCCAAAATGCCCTGAAGACCCTTAGCCAGGACCTCAAAACACATGAGTTAATGGATGATAAGATGATTATTAATACCGCCTTTCTAATAGATAAAGACAAACAAAAGGATTTTGATTTAAAAATAGAAGAGCTGGATATTAAATTTGCTGAGAAGTTAAATTTTAGATGCGTTGGCCCACTTCCCCCTTATAGCTTTTACACGCTTGAGGTAAAGAAGATGGAATGGGAAGAGATAGAGTGGGCAAGAGAGAGACTGGGGCTTTTAAATGATGTTACCACCAAAGATGAAATTAAAAGGACTTATCAGCGATTGGCCTTTTCTTTTCACCCGGATAAAAACCCGGATGTCCCCGATATAGGAGAAGAATTTGATGAGATAACCACGGCCTACCACATACTGGTTGATTATGGCCAGGCCTTAGAACAGGCCGGCCAAAAAGAGAGGCGTTTTTTCAAAGAGGAAGAATTTGAAGAGAAGGCAATATTATTAGTTAAGGTGAGGGAGTGA
- a CDS encoding GvpL/GvpF family gas vesicle protein translates to MGKEGKYIYCIVGTNQERNFGPIGIGGRGDEVLTIGYDDLSMVVSNHPMTKFVVSRENMLAHEEVIEEVMKEFDSVLPVRFGTIASNADEIRNLLDRRYREFKTALRDMDHLIELGVKGIWKNMDVIFKEIVEENEEIKKAKGNVPKELAKENLQAKMKVGKMVEKALQEKKEKEQDMIVEALRRMAVNYKLNKAVNDEMFMNTAFLVDKGREKEFDNIMDDLSEEYKDRIKFMYAGPLPIFNFVNIVIYPEEWEK, encoded by the coding sequence ATGGGCAAGGAAGGGAAATATATCTATTGTATTGTCGGGACTAATCAAGAAAGAAACTTTGGACCTATCGGGATAGGCGGGAGGGGCGATGAGGTCTTAACTATAGGCTACGATGACCTGAGCATGGTAGTAAGCAATCATCCTATGACTAAATTTGTTGTAAGTCGCGAGAATATGCTGGCTCATGAGGAGGTGATTGAAGAAGTGATGAAAGAATTTGACAGCGTGCTCCCGGTCAGGTTTGGCACTATTGCCTCTAATGCCGATGAGATAAGAAATCTTTTAGATAGAAGATACAGAGAATTTAAGACTGCCTTGAGAGATATGGACCACCTGATAGAATTAGGCGTTAAAGGAATATGGAAGAATATGGATGTAATTTTTAAAGAGATTGTAGAGGAAAACGAAGAGATCAAGAAGGCTAAAGGAAATGTCCCCAAAGAGCTAGCTAAGGAGAACCTCCAAGCTAAAATGAAGGTTGGGAAAATGGTTGAAAAGGCCCTCCAAGAAAAAAAAGAGAAAGAGCAAGATATGATAGTAGAGGCCTTGAGAAGGATGGCTGTTAATTATAAGCTCAACAAGGCCGTTAATGATGAGATGTTTATGAATACCGCCTTCCTGGTGGATAAGGGCCGGGAAAAAGAGTTCGATAATATTATGGATGATTTAAGTGAAGAATATAAGGATAGAATAAAGTTTATGTACGCCGGGCCGTTGCCAATATTTAACTTTGTTAACATTGTCATTTACCCTGAGGAGTGGGAGAAATAG
- a CDS encoding GvpL/GvpF family gas vesicle protein: MKEGKYIYCIIESSQSQSFGRLGIGGRGDELHTICFDDIAAVVSNSPIVKYSVSRENMVAHERAVEEVMKEHVVLPVRFGTIAGDEEKVGRILEKEYHRFKELLNKIKGKKELGLKAVFKEDVIYKDILERYEDIRLLKEKIASLPPEKTYYQRMEIGKMVEAALGEEKEIYHQEILDALSPLAEDVKVNNVYGERMIINAAFLVKKDKEAEFDREINELDTKYAAKIKFKYVGTLPPFNFVNLVIKTEEY, from the coding sequence GTGAAAGAAGGCAAATATATCTACTGTATAATTGAGTCCAGCCAGTCTCAATCTTTTGGTCGATTGGGGATTGGTGGTCGGGGTGATGAATTGCATACCATCTGCTTTGACGATATAGCCGCTGTAGTAAGCAATTCTCCCATAGTGAAGTATTCAGTATCAAGGGAAAATATGGTGGCTCATGAAAGGGCAGTTGAGGAAGTAATGAAGGAGCATGTGGTTTTGCCGGTTCGGTTTGGCACCATTGCCGGGGATGAAGAGAAGGTTGGAAGGATATTAGAAAAGGAGTATCATAGATTCAAGGAGTTGCTAAATAAGATTAAAGGCAAAAAAGAACTTGGGCTAAAGGCAGTATTTAAGGAGGATGTGATTTATAAAGATATTTTAGAAAGATACGAGGATATAAGGTTATTAAAGGAAAAGATTGCCAGCCTCCCCCCAGAGAAGACATATTATCAACGAATGGAGATAGGGAAGATGGTTGAGGCGGCCTTAGGAGAAGAGAAAGAGATTTATCACCAGGAAATATTAGATGCCTTATCACCTTTGGCCGAAGATGTGAAGGTCAATAATGTCTATGGTGAACGGATGATTATCAACGCCGCTTTTTTGGTGAAAAAAGATAAAGAAGCAGAGTTTGACCGGGAGATAAATGAACTTGATACCAAATATGCTGCTAAAATAAAATTTAAGTATGTAGGCACCCTGCCACCATTTAATTTCGTTAATCTGGTAATCAAGACTGAGGAATACTGA